DNA from Orbaceae bacterium lpD01:
TTTTACCAGTCGATAGAATAAGATGAAAACGATAAAGGAGTTTATGATGGATTTTTTAGTCAAAAGTGTTGATGTCACCAAACAACGTAGTCAGTGTATTATTCTCAGTGTGTTCGCTAATCAAACTTTAACGGGCGTAGCGCAGCAGATAGATCAGTTAGCGGATGGGTTATTGACTCGTTTAATCAAGCAAGGTGAGCTGAATACAGCATTAGGCGAAACGACACTGCTATATCAAATTCCACAACTCAAAGCGGAAAAAGTATTGATTGTTGGCGCAGGAGATGAAAAATCATTTGATCAGAAAGGTGCTAAACGATGGATTCAAGCGGTTGCAGAAACACTTAAAGCCAAATCGCTTACTGAAGCGATGGTGATTTATTCATTTAATGATGAACTTGATGGCTATTTATTTGGTCGTGCTTTTGCGGAAATCGTTGTTGCAACCAATTATCGTTTCGAACAATTTAAATCAAAGCCGAGCAAATTAGATAATGTCATCAAAAAATTAACCTTGATAACGGCCAATAAAACCCTACAGCAAACCTTAAAACAAGCGATTACTGAAGGAAATGCTATTGCACAAGGTATCCGCGCCGCGAAGGATTTAGCTAATTTACCACCCAATATCTGTAATCCAGACTATTTAGCCAAACAAGGTCTTGCTTTAGCCAAAGATTTTGCTTCAATTAACACAACGGTATTAGATGAAAAACAGCTCAGTAAACTGGGTATGAACGCTTATTTAGCGGTGGGCCAAGGCTCTGATAATGAATCTAAATTAACCGTTATGGAGTATTATGGCGCAAAAGATAAAAAGGCTAAACCCATCGTACTTGTGGGTAAAGGTTTAACCTTTGACTCAGGGGGGATTTCGATTAAGCCTGCAGCAGGTATGGATGAGATGAAATATGATATGTGTGGCGCAGCAACCGTATATGGAGTGATGCAAGCGGTAGCCTCACTTAATTTACCGCTTAATG
Protein-coding regions in this window:
- a CDS encoding leucyl aminopeptidase, with protein sequence MMDFLVKSVDVTKQRSQCIILSVFANQTLTGVAQQIDQLADGLLTRLIKQGELNTALGETTLLYQIPQLKAEKVLIVGAGDEKSFDQKGAKRWIQAVAETLKAKSLTEAMVIYSFNDELDGYLFGRAFAEIVVATNYRFEQFKSKPSKLDNVIKKLTLITANKTLQQTLKQAITEGNAIAQGIRAAKDLANLPPNICNPDYLAKQGLALAKDFASINTTVLDEKQLSKLGMNAYLAVGQGSDNESKLTVMEYYGAKDKKAKPIVLVGKGLTFDSGGISIKPAAGMDEMKYDMCGAATVYGVMQAVASLNLPLNVVGLMAGCENMPSSGAYRPGDILTTMSGLTVEVINTDAEGRLVLCDTLTYAARFNPQYVIDIATLTGACIIALGHHYTGVMANDNQLAKRLLNAAEVSGDKAWQLPLDEDFQKQIDSSIADIVNAGGRDGGTITAGCFLSRFTQDYQWAHLDIAGTAWTSGAKKGATGRPVAMLLQFLLAQTKETLS